A genomic region of Arachis stenosperma cultivar V10309 chromosome 9, arast.V10309.gnm1.PFL2, whole genome shotgun sequence contains the following coding sequences:
- the LOC130948322 gene encoding uncharacterized protein LOC130948322, with protein MALALMLKVNNVFIFVALLFIAMFCCFSDGELQEQSIAKVLSCFENNRIYSQCNEAYRLNPSGNINIPLQATDSFCSGPCLSETRLVLNCINDMLSNFVFYNKATAQQMRNALDAGCSFSRERGNFNLGDYIRQETNNACKFPTLIRFYLFILWPVVVHVM; from the exons ATGGCATTAGCACTGATGTTGAAGGTAAATAATGTGTTCATTTTTGTTGCTTTGCTTTTCATTGCAATGTTTTGCTGCTTCTCAGATGGGGAGCTGCAGGAGCAAAGCATAGCAAAGGTCTTGTCGTGCTTCGAAAATAACCGT ATTTATTCTCAGTGCAATGAAGCATATAGATTAAACCCATCTGGGAATATTAACATACCACTGCAGGCCACTGATTCTTTCTGCAGTGGACCATGCCTTTCTGAAACACGGTTAGTACTTAATTGCATCAATGACATGCTATCTAATTTTGTATTCTACAACAAAGCCACCGCACAACAGATGAGAAATGCCCTGGATGCTGGCTGCAGCTTTTCTAGAGAAAGAG GGAACTTCAATTTGGGAGACTACATTAGGCAAGAGACAAATAATGCTTGCAAGTTTCCAACATTGATCAGATTCTATCTCTTCATCCTGTGGCCAGTAGTGGTTCATGTTATGTGA
- the LOC130948321 gene encoding pentatricopeptide repeat-containing protein At1g09190, giving the protein MSRGCIEIERKILRLLHGHTTRTHLTEIHAQFLRHNLHHSNQILSHFVLVCASLNNMPYAQRVFIQARCPSILLFNAMIKGYSLRAPFQHSFHLFSLMRSRAMVPDEYTYAPLLKAASNLRDYFLGRCIHAQVEALGFARHGSVRVGMVELYANCRKMEDAEKLFDEMRHRDVVVWNLMVRGFCEAGDLDKGLKLFWQMKERSIVSWNLMIASMAQGKKDEEALELFRKMLDEGLEPDDATLVAVLPVSARMGAMDVGEWIHSYANDKGFLKNVVAVGNSLADFYCKCGNLSAAWSIFNGMTKKNVVSWNVMISGLAYNGEGEAGVGLFDEMGGEGVAPTDSTFVGVLACCAHSGLVDRGRELFASMSQKFQLSPKPEHYGCVIDLLGRCGNVREAHELISSMPMKPSAALWGALLSACRTHGDREVAEIAAKELVRLEPWNSGNYVLLSNIYAEEGRWDEVEKVRMLMRGGGVKKVQGQSATG; this is encoded by the exons ATGAGTAGGGGATGCATTGAAATAGAGCGCAAAATCCTGCGTCTCCTGCACGGCCACACCACGCGCACCCACCTCACCGAAATCCACGCGCAATTCCTCCGCCACAACCTCCACCACTCCAACCAGATCCTCTCCCACTTCGTCCTCGTCTGCGCCTCCCTCAACAACATGCCCTACGCGCAGCGCGTCTTCATCCAGGCGCGTTGCCCCAGCATCCTCCTCTTCAATGCCATGATCAAGGGGTATTCCCTACGCGCACCGTTTCAACACTCGTTCCACCTCTTCTCCCTCATGAGGTCACGCGCCATGGTCCCCGACGAGTACACTTACGCGCCGCTCCTCAAGGCCGCATCCAACCTCCGTGACTATTTCCTCGGTCGGTGCATTCATGCGCAG GTTGAGGCGCTTGGGTTTGCACGTCATGGATCTGTTCGTGTTGGGATGGTAGAACTGTATGCGAATTGTCGTAAAATGGAGGACGCTGAGAAGTTGTTTGATGAAATGCGCCACAGGGATGTTGTCGTTTGGAACCTGATGGTTCGCGGGTTCTGCGAGGCTGGTGACTTGGATAAGGGGTTGAAGCTTTTTTGGCAGATGAAGGAACGCAGCATTGTTTCGTGGAACCTCATGATCGCTTCGATGGCACAGGGGAAGAAAGATGAGGAAGCTCTTGAGCTATTTCGGAAGATGTTGGACGAGGGACTTGAGCCGGATGATGCTACATTGGTGGCTGTGCTGCCGGTTAGTGCTAGAATGGGAGCAATGGATGTTGGGGAATGGATACATTCTTATGCAAATGACAAGGGATTCCTTAAAAATGTGGTTGCTGTGGGAAATTCGCTTGCGGATTTTTATTGCAAGTGTGGTAATCTAAGTGCTGCGTGGAGCATTTTCAATGGGATGACTAAGAAGAACGTAGTTTCTTGGAACGTTATGATATCCGGTTTGGCTTATAATGGAGAGGGTGAAGCAGGGGTTGGCCTGTTTGATGAAATGGGAGGAGAAGGAGTGGCCCCTACAGATTCCACTTTTGTTGGGGTGTTAGCTTGTTGTGCTCATTCTGGTTTGGTTGATAGAGGACGGGAGCTGTTTGCTTCTATGAGCCAAAAGTTTCAGCTTTCACCAAAGCCAGAGCATTATGGTTGTGTTATTGATCTTCTTGGACGGTGTGGGAATGTGAGGGAAGCTCATGAGTTGATTAGCAGCATGCCAATGAAACCAAGTGCTGCTTTATGGGGCGCTTTGCTCAGTGCCTGCCGCACTCATGGTGATAGGGAAGTTGCCGAAATTGCGGCGAAAGAGCTCGTTAGGCTTGAACCATGGAACTCTGGGAATTATGTGTTGTTGTCCAATATTTATGCAGAGGAAGGGAGGTGGGATGAGGTTGAGAAAGTGAGAATGTTGATGAGGGGTGGTGGTGTCAAGAAAGTTCAGGGGCAGAGTGCAACCGGGTAG